Proteins encoded within one genomic window of Candidatus Brevundimonas colombiensis:
- the mraY gene encoding phospho-N-acetylmuramoyl-pentapeptide-transferase, which produces MFYLLYLYYADVAHQYPLLNLVQYQTVRMALALATAMIVAVAMGSRFINWIRAKQGRGQPIRDDGPVSHLSKVGTPTMGGLMILAGIGVAVFLWGDLTNPYIWIVSGVTAAFGVLGFIDDYAKVTKQTSAGLTSKQKLLAQTVVAVVAGVLTVLWMTRSPTSPGLETSIAFPFFKAVLLNIGWFYVAFAAFTIVGFSNAVNLTDGLDGLATVPVMMAAGAFGVISYLAGNFVFAQYLQVHHVPGAGELAIFCAAIIGGGAGFLWYNAPPAKIFMGDTGSLALGGALGAIAVTTKHELVLGIVGGLFVAEAASVMIQVGYYKLTKKRIFLMAPVHHHFEKMGWPESTVVIRFWIIAGALALIGLSTLKLR; this is translated from the coding sequence ATGTTTTACCTGCTCTACCTCTATTACGCCGATGTCGCGCACCAGTATCCGCTGCTGAACCTGGTCCAGTACCAGACGGTGCGTATGGCCCTGGCCCTGGCCACGGCCATGATCGTGGCCGTCGCCATGGGCAGCCGCTTCATCAACTGGATCCGCGCCAAACAGGGCCGGGGCCAGCCGATCCGCGACGACGGCCCCGTGTCGCACCTGTCCAAGGTGGGCACCCCCACCATGGGCGGGCTGATGATCCTGGCCGGGATCGGGGTGGCGGTGTTCCTGTGGGGCGACCTGACCAACCCCTATATCTGGATCGTGTCGGGCGTCACGGCGGCGTTCGGCGTGCTGGGCTTCATCGACGACTACGCCAAGGTGACGAAACAGACGTCTGCCGGCCTGACCTCCAAACAGAAGCTGTTGGCCCAGACCGTCGTCGCCGTGGTCGCGGGCGTGCTGACGGTGCTGTGGATGACCCGTTCGCCGACCTCGCCGGGGCTTGAGACCTCCATCGCCTTCCCCTTCTTCAAGGCTGTGCTGTTGAACATCGGCTGGTTCTATGTGGCGTTCGCGGCTTTCACCATCGTCGGCTTCTCCAATGCGGTGAACCTGACGGACGGGCTGGACGGTCTGGCGACGGTGCCGGTGATGATGGCGGCGGGCGCCTTCGGGGTGATCTCCTATCTGGCCGGCAACTTCGTCTTCGCCCAGTATCTGCAGGTTCACCATGTGCCCGGGGCGGGCGAGCTGGCCATCTTCTGCGCCGCCATCATCGGCGGGGGCGCGGGCTTTCTGTGGTATAACGCCCCGCCGGCCAAGATCTTCATGGGCGACACCGGCTCCCTGGCCCTGGGCGGCGCGCTGGGCGCCATCGCCGTCACCACCAAGCACGAGCTGGTGCTGGGCATCGTCGGCGGCCTGTTTGTCGCCGAGGCCGCTTCGGTCATGATCCAGGTCGGCTATTACAAACTGACCAAGAAGCGCATCTTCCTGATGGCGCCGGTCCACCACCATTTCGAGAAGATGGGCTGGCCGGAATCCACCGTCGTCATCCGCTTCTGGATCATCGCCGGCGCCCTGGCCCTGATCGGCCTGTCCACGCTGAAACTGCGTTGA
- the murD gene encoding UDP-N-acetylmuramoyl-L-alanine--D-glutamate ligase, with translation MIAVPGFEGRRVAVFGLGRSGITAARALQAGGALPILWDDGVSGRMQAEAEGFQVQDLTAADWSGFSALVLSPGAPLTHPKPHWTVERAHQAGVPVIGDVELFARALAARPKDQRPRVVAITGTNGKSTTTALIGWVLKSAGLTVHVGGNIGIGVLALPEPTPDAVYVIEISSYQLDLTTSFAPDVAILTNISPDHLDRHGGMEGYVAAKRRIFAHQAPDAVALIGVDEDWGRGIASQLSQRVIAVSTIPSPPRGEGYVAQAGALWKDGEHIADLTPARSLPGRHNAQNAAFAYAAARALGVSHAAAVKGLLTFPGLAHRMETVARVGAVRFVNDSKATNADAARQALSSYPSVFWIAGGVPKAGGIDDLADLFPRVSKAYLIGQAADAFAATLGAAPHVISQTLDAAVVAAAADAAAAGGEQVVLLSPACASFDQFADFEARGEAFRAAVQTLASTPESAA, from the coding sequence ATGATCGCCGTTCCCGGTTTCGAGGGCAGGCGGGTTGCGGTTTTCGGCCTGGGACGGTCGGGGATCACGGCCGCGCGCGCGCTTCAGGCCGGGGGCGCCCTCCCCATCCTGTGGGATGACGGCGTCTCGGGCAGGATGCAGGCCGAGGCCGAAGGGTTTCAGGTCCAGGACCTGACCGCCGCCGACTGGTCCGGTTTCTCCGCCCTGGTCCTGTCGCCCGGCGCGCCCCTGACCCACCCGAAACCGCATTGGACGGTCGAGCGCGCGCATCAGGCGGGCGTGCCCGTGATCGGCGACGTCGAACTGTTCGCCCGCGCCCTGGCCGCGCGTCCCAAGGACCAGCGGCCTCGCGTCGTCGCCATAACCGGCACCAACGGCAAGTCCACCACCACGGCCCTGATCGGCTGGGTGCTGAAGTCCGCCGGCCTGACGGTCCATGTCGGCGGCAATATCGGCATCGGCGTCCTGGCCCTGCCCGAACCGACGCCCGACGCCGTCTATGTGATCGAGATCTCCAGCTATCAGCTGGATTTGACCACGAGCTTCGCCCCCGACGTCGCCATCCTGACCAACATCAGCCCCGACCACCTGGACCGCCACGGCGGCATGGAGGGCTATGTGGCGGCCAAGCGCCGGATCTTCGCCCATCAGGCGCCCGATGCGGTGGCGCTTATCGGCGTGGACGAGGACTGGGGCAGGGGGATCGCGTCCCAACTGTCCCAGCGCGTGATCGCGGTCTCCACCATCCCTTCTCCCCCAAGGGGAGAAGGATACGTCGCGCAGGCCGGCGCCCTTTGGAAAGACGGCGAACACATCGCCGACCTCACCCCCGCCCGTTCGCTGCCCGGCCGGCACAACGCCCAGAACGCCGCCTTCGCCTATGCCGCCGCCCGCGCGCTGGGCGTCTCCCACGCCGCCGCCGTCAAGGGCCTTCTCACCTTCCCTGGTCTGGCCCATCGTATGGAGACGGTGGCTCGGGTCGGCGCCGTGCGTTTCGTCAACGATTCCAAGGCCACAAACGCCGATGCGGCCCGTCAGGCCCTGTCCAGCTATCCCTCCGTCTTCTGGATCGCCGGCGGCGTGCCCAAAGCGGGCGGCATCGACGATCTGGCCGACCTGTTCCCGCGCGTGAGCAAAGCCTATCTGATCGGACAGGCGGCCGACGCCTTCGCCGCGACCCTGGGCGCTGCGCCCCACGTCATCTCTCAGACTCTGGACGCCGCCGTCGTCGCCGCCGCCGCAGACGCCGCAGCCGCCGGGGGCGAGCAGGTCGTCCTTCTGTCTCCCGCCTGCGCCAGTTTCGACCAGTTCGCCGATTTCGAGGCGCGGGGCGAGGCCTTCCGCGCCGCCGTGCAGACCCTGGCGTCCACCCCGGAGAGCGCCGCATGA
- a CDS encoding putative peptidoglycan glycosyltransferase FtsW, producing the protein MSAPYTPAFSRNDQSLIARWFWTVDRGLLGAALALMALGVSLSFASSPAAILADESITDPFHYSWRMMVFAGVGLTVMLTTSLMSPRGVRRIAVLALFGAIVVMAALPFIGDTVKGAARWVNLGPFSLQPSEFAKPGLIVFAAWMFAEAQKGQGVPGVTIAFGLYALTVCLLLIQPDIGQTLLITTTFMAVFFMAGVPFKWMAVLASLGMAGLVSLYFVFGHMRDRLSRFFSPETTDTHQIDSASQAIRAGGLLGRGVGEGVMKRHVPDLHTDFIYSVGAEEFGLVLSLIMIGLYAFIVVRGMRRAMKLTDPFEQTAAAGLFMLIGLQACINVAVNLNLIPTKGMTLPFISYGGSSMLAMGLTMGFALALTRRRPGAYEPGASLTMGRRLI; encoded by the coding sequence ATGAGCGCCCCTTACACCCCCGCCTTCTCCCGCAACGACCAGAGCCTGATCGCGCGCTGGTTCTGGACCGTGGATCGCGGCCTGCTGGGCGCGGCCCTGGCCCTGATGGCGCTGGGCGTCTCGCTCAGTTTCGCCTCCAGCCCCGCCGCCATCCTGGCCGATGAATCGATCACCGACCCCTTCCACTATTCCTGGCGGATGATGGTCTTCGCCGGCGTCGGCCTGACGGTCATGCTGACCACCTCGCTGATGTCGCCGCGCGGGGTGCGCCGGATCGCGGTCCTGGCCCTGTTCGGCGCCATCGTCGTCATGGCCGCCCTGCCGTTCATCGGCGACACGGTGAAGGGCGCCGCGCGCTGGGTGAACCTGGGGCCGTTCAGCCTGCAGCCGTCCGAGTTCGCCAAGCCCGGCCTGATCGTCTTCGCCGCCTGGATGTTCGCCGAGGCGCAGAAGGGCCAGGGCGTGCCGGGCGTCACCATCGCCTTCGGCCTCTACGCCCTGACCGTCTGTCTGCTGCTGATTCAGCCGGACATCGGCCAGACCCTGCTGATCACCACCACCTTCATGGCCGTCTTCTTCATGGCGGGGGTGCCGTTCAAATGGATGGCGGTCCTGGCCAGTCTGGGCATGGCGGGGCTGGTCTCGCTGTATTTCGTCTTCGGCCATATGCGCGACCGCCTCAGCCGCTTCTTCTCGCCCGAGACCACCGACACCCACCAGATCGACAGCGCCTCCCAGGCCATTCGCGCCGGCGGCCTGCTGGGACGCGGGGTGGGCGAGGGGGTGATGAAGCGCCACGTGCCCGACCTGCACACCGACTTCATCTATTCCGTCGGCGCCGAGGAGTTCGGCCTGGTCCTCAGCCTGATCATGATCGGCCTCTACGCCTTCATCGTCGTGCGCGGGATGCGCCGGGCCATGAAGCTGACCGACCCGTTCGAACAGACGGCGGCGGCGGGCCTGTTCATGCTGATCGGGCTTCAGGCCTGCATCAACGTCGCGGTGAACCTGAACCTGATCCCGACCAAGGGCATGACCCTGCCGTTCATCAGCTATGGCGGCTCGTCCATGCTGGCCATGGGCCTGACCATGGGCTTCGCCCTGGCCCTGACGCGCCGCCGTCCCGGCGCCTACGAACCAGGCGCCAGCCTGACGATGGGCCGGCGGCTCATTTAA